Part of the Falco rusticolus isolate bFalRus1 chromosome 2, bFalRus1.pri, whole genome shotgun sequence genome is shown below.
ttgttcaagggaataaaatattacatttcaaTCCAACCTTTTGTGTTCTAGATGtgataaagcttttttttaaaaaaaatatttcagattagATGCaattgaaaatactgaattggAATTTTACAGCTTTGATACCCTgtctatattttttttgttgggcaACTTGGGCAAAGTGGTTTGGAAACCCCcttggttttaaaatgtaaagcaaattATAGCCTTTTCACTTCTGGACATACGGTTTTGATAAAGAGACTGAAAGACTTCTCTAAGAagaaactgcagtatttttagtcACTGTCAAATTCTGGAGCAATTTCAAGTACAGCTAAACATCCCTTTTTACTGTATGCTTCACTGACCCCcattttttggttgtttgatttctttttcttacaggtAAGAGGTGTAAACTTTGAAGCAGTTTTAAGGGTGGAAGAAGATGAAGCCAACTCCAAAAGAAATGCTTCAAAAAGAGAAGTAGAGGATGACTTAGGTCTTAGTATGCTTATTGATTCCCAGAACAATCAGTATATCCTTACCAAGCCCAGAGATTCAACCATTCCTCGTGCTGATCATCATTTCATAAAGGTAATAATTTGAGAGGCATTCCACTAGTTTGTATGCTAGTACTGGTTGGTTGAATTGAATATAGTTTCAGCATTTCCCCATCTAAATTTATGCTAGCATTCATGATTCCTCTGTCTGCTGGTGATCTGGCCAGTATGTTCCCAACTCCTGGTATAGTCTTAACAAGAATGATCATGCTGCTTGCATGATTCTTCTCTGGGTTTATTTGATTTAACTTGTTGCACCTTTGGGACACCGTCCCTTCTCTTGGACTGCATTGGTGTTAAAGCAAGCTACTGCTGTACCTCATAAGCCACTTGCACGTTGTCACTAGAGAGAATATATCTGTTCATGTCATATAATGAAAAAAGGGATGCTGGAAAATACATaggcatgattttttttattgtatttgtgCTTTATCAAGAATAACTGGAttgggatatttttaaaataaaaaagccaaaacctgaTCGTTTCACCgttttgttttaatgcaaaGTGTCATTCCCCCCATGATTCCCCAGGAAACAGTCTACTTCCTgtaatatatttcaaatatttaataaattgaTCAAAAGCCCTTAAAGCTACCAGTTACTTAATATCAGTACCTCACCTGCTTCATCTGCAAAACCACAGTGCTTACATCTACAACGAAGTGTGCAGGTTAGTTTActgaagttgttttcttttcattatagGCAGTAGtctatatttaatttttaaagacagtagTCTTTAATTTTATCACCAAATTGTGTCATTTATATTAATGCATTTGTAAATCTTACATATTTAGGATATTGTGACAATAGGAATGTTGTCTTTGCCATGTGGCTGGCTGTGCACAACAATAGGATTGCCGACCATGTTTGGGTATATCATCTGTGGAGTACTCCTAGGACCATCAGGGCTAAATAGCATCAAGGTAAGCGTGCAAGTTGCTTCTTGACTGATTTCTTTTGTTGAAATCTTTCAAAGTAGTTTTAAAAGAGTATGGTACTGCCAACctcaaatgtattaaaaaaaccccaaaaaaaccccacaaacaaaacccaaaaacaaacaaacaaaaaaaccaacaaaaaaaccctaaaccttGAGCTTTGCAAAAGGAGGCCTTACAATTTTATGTCTTTAAATCACTTTgctctggtttattttctcctaTATAATCATGACATAAGCAGTTGTTGAAAGTGAAAGCTGAAAGTTGTGTGTTGTGGgctgtttttttggggtttttttttcttttctttttgtctttaatcATAAAACATCACGTTTGAGAGCCAgattatttaaatgaatgaaatacTCAGACCTGTAGTTTCCCGAGTAGCATAGCGTGGCTTCCtagagaattatttttcatttccatagCTCTTTCATCCATCCTAGTCACCCTAGTTATTTTCCATTCCCCTGCCCACATTCCTGAAATCTTTTGAACCTTTCTAGCTCCATCACATGTACCCTGATTACTAGCTCATGTGAAACCATGGGCTGTGGTTGGCTAGACATGACACATTTTGATTAGTGGTCTGGTGTGCATTAACAAATTGTTTAGCTAGCAGGCAAAACAGAACATGTGTTAAGGTTGCATGGTAATGTCAAGTTAAGTTAAATGTGTCTGTTACATTGATATCCACGTAGCTGCTTGGAACTTACTGTCTTTGCAACATATGCTTTTATGGGGACTTCTGTTGAAAATGACTGTTGGGCTCAAAAGTAAGTAGGGATGAGTAGAAATTGTAGGATTTTGTCATTCTCTTATTGGAAGAGAAGGCTACAAATACTACACTTTAAAAATTTCATATTCTAAAATTGAGATTAAATAATAAACTTTGTGTGGTACATAACTTCTGTGTTGAGAAGGTCTGGAAAGCTTGACCActgagacagaaacaaatttCTAAGTTTCCATTAGAAAGAGATTAAACAATGAATTGTCAGAGGCTTACACTGAGGAAGATGATGTGGTCAGAACAGACATAAGAGACATTTCTTAAGGACAGTTTCTTAGTGAGCTGCCTGTGTCTTTTGGAACTGTGATTAAATATTACTCATCTGGATAATGTTCACGTTGACTGGGTCTTTTGTGTTTGCTCCCTCCTTTTGTCTCTTCTATATTTCATAAAAAACCTGAATGTTGGAGGAACTGAGGAGGCAGGCAGATTCTAATTTGGCAGGGAAGAGTTTCCATCTCTGCTTCTCTATGATTGATGATAGACCATGTCCTCTTCTGCTCTGGActgtaaatacataaaaaggAAGTGTTAGATTTTtagaataaagtattttcagttcGAAGGGACCTACGATTGTCTAGTCCAGCTGCttgaccaattcagggctgaccaaaagttaaagcacgttattaagggcattgtgcaaatgccttttaaacactgacaggcttggggcacCAACCagctctctaggaagcctgCTGTGTCCAgtccaaacctcccctggagcagcCTTGAGCCATTCCCACCTGTCACTGGgtaccagggagaagagatcagcacctccctctccacttcccctcctcaggaagctgtagagagcaaggaggtcacccctcagcctcctttcctccagatTAGACGTGCTCAGCCACCCCTCAtaggacattccttccagccttttcaccagctttgttgccctcctctggacgCATTCAGGGACCTTCACCTCCTCCTTCAGTcgtggggcccagaactgcacagtgctgcaggtgaGGCCGCACCAGCGCTGAACGCAGCGGGATAATCATCTCTCTTGGCCGGCTGGTTATGCTGTGTTTGGTGCACCCCAGGATGCtgtttgccctcttggctgccacGGCACGCTGCTGACCCATACTGagctgctgtcagccagcacccccagatctctttctgcagggctgctctccagccactcctctcccagtttatGATTGTGCCCAGCATTACTCCATCCTAGGTGTATTTCaatttgttaaatttcatcccattaatgATTGACCAGTGCTCCGTGTttctagatccctctgcaaggcctcttgaACCTTTTTAGCTCCATCACGTGTACCCTGATTACTAGCGCATGTGAAACGATGGGCTGTGGTTAGctataaaaatcacattttgatTAGTGGCCTGGTGTCCCTCAAGAAagtcaacagcacctccagtttggtatcatcagcaaaaaaaatggTGCATTTAAGTGCTGTGTCTAGATCATTGATAAATACAATGGACTGAACTGCCCCTAGAATTGCAACTCATCACCAGCAGCATTCCTCAGGGTTTCAGGCAGATGTAgccccatttttattttgtgacaAGGATGACAACcacttttcttgctgttgtacCCTTCTCTCTGAAGTGGAAAGGCTGGTAGTCATACTGGTCTGAGTGATGGATGCATGGAGTCCAGGATGGAGCACAGAACAGCAACTACAGTCTAGCAGAAGGATTATACTAGTAGACCAATAAAATAACTAGCCAGAAATAAACCCCCAAGGCTTGCATTCCAGAAGTTAATAGCATATGTATAAAATGTAACCTCTTCATTTtcagcaagcaagcaagcttACCTAGATCAATGCATGTGTGCATTTTGGATGACCAGCACTATCCAACCAAACTATCTAGTAGCAGCCAGGTGATGGGAATAATGTTTGAACCCTGAAGATGCTGAGGGAACTTCTGGTGTCATATGACCAGGAAGTGAAGTACCTATGGAAACATAATGAGAAACAATTTGTTTTGTAAGAGGACTTATTTGTATTATAAGTAGACTGCTGtgcactgattttattttttttaaagtctattGTACAGGTGGAAACATTAGGAGAGTTTGGTGTATTCTTCACTCTCTTTCTAGTTGGTCTGGAATTTTCTCCTGAAAGATtaagaaaggtatttttgtgTACTACCTTTATATTACGGGATTTAATTGTTAACATTCAAATTATCAGTTATTTCAGATTAACTTtatatgtttttcaaaagagaaatacaacATTTGCTTCTGCTCCTTAAGTCTCTGGAAAGAACAGAACGCATTATTTATTTGGtgtctcaaaaaaacccaaaactttactatttctcttctttttagtAAAACAGTTTGATTACTAGAAGAATCTCACACTATTTATGGCAATCcatctttgctttattttaacatgCAGCAACATGCAGTTGCTGTTATGGAGTATCCAGTGATGTGTGCTAGtcctgttacaaaaaaaaatgtatcagttAAAGTACTGCATACTGAATTAATGATACATGCTGTACCGACAAATAAACTGATTCTGCAAGTATGTTAGTACAATCTGACATATTACATGATGTGACCATCAGGATTCAGCAAAaaggtactttttaaaaaaaaaaaagttatctcgTAAACCACCTAGAATTTTAATAGTGGAAAATACTGCTGCAAAATATGTGAAGAATGTGTGTATGTAAAAAGTTGCATTGTGTGATTTGTTCCTAAACTAATGGTTTGGAGTTCATGACACTATAAACACTTTAATTGAAGTGTGTTAAAATTTATGAGCATTCAGCTTAATCTGCTATTTCTAGTCCATCTAAAGCCAAAGATAAAAATTGGTAATTCAAGTGTTCCTAAACTGTAATATGTAAACTACTACTTCAGAATTCCCTGCACGGTAGTGTGGGATGGGCTGCTGGTATTGATGATGGCCTTTGTGACTCCTATTTTTCTCCCAATCTGGAATCGCATCAAATAAATCATTACATGGAAGATCAGTTTAATATATTCCAACCCATACTGGACCTTTGGCCCTTAATTTGTCTGTGAGTTCTGGGAAATTGACCTAATTTCTGGTAGTGAGCCTTCTGGCCTAGAATATCTACTAGGCATAGTAACTTAAGAGTTTTAGGATGTATAGCATGATAGCCTGTTACTTCTGTGGCCCAGTACTGCAGCCCCAAATCATGCAACTTTAACtgattatttctgctgaaaatcaTTGCAACTTATCAGTGAGAAGAGTGTCATCAGGCTTTATCATAAGAACTTGTCTTCTTCCCAAGGTATGGAAAATATCTTTGCAAGGACCCTGCTACATGACAGTTCTGATGATTGCCTTTGGTTTACTATGGGGACACTTACTCCAAATTAGACCAACTCAAAGTGTCTTCATTTCCACTTGTTTATCTTTATCAAGCACACCACTGGTGTCAAGATTTCTTGCAGGTAGTGTTCGAGGCGATAAAGAAGGTAAGTATGATTTTAAAAACGGACTACTGTATTATCTacaaaaaatttgaaataagtCAACTTTGTAATATTACGAGAGAGagtagttaaaaaaacaaaacaaaacccactgtTAAGTCTAGTTTACAAGTGATCATTCTCCTTTAACACCAGCCAGCATTGTGTATATTCTTGTTATGAGGTGTACCTGCTATTTACATCGTCAGTCCTCTTTGGAGGCAGTGCAGGCAAATCGGTACTCTCCATGTTAAGAACTGACTTTACTAATAGTCTGAAATCCTTGTGCTTTGTAAGGGGTTACTGGGTTAGATCATTGCTACCAGTCTGTCATCAGGGCAAAGAAATAATTCACATCCTTCTTCAGCAAACTAAGACCAGCTCAGGTAGTCTTTCATAGCAAACAGCTCTTCAAGTAAGTACCTTCAAGTGCCATATTGCTAGCTTGTCAAATGCTTCCAagtgtttcctttcagaagttTTGCCAGCCTGCTTTCTTCCACTTAAAGCTCCCTTATATGTACTGCATTAAAGTTCTCCCCACCCTCTAGAATGTTCATATTCTAATGCCTAAATTAAAAGTATACGTTTTACACATGCTGCTTTTACATCTGTCTGTTACTCTAAAGACTGTATGTTTTCAGTAAAGGAGTTCCAGTAAATGCATAAATAGTGCTTAACTGCTAAgcaaagtctttatttttattgtgtaaCAGAAGCTtcatatgaatattttatatttttaatatgtctttatatatgtatattaattTACTTactagtgtgtgtgtgtggggaacCAGAATACCTTGAATGACCTCACCCCATTGAGAACTACACTTAGCATCCATTTGGTTAAGACATTTCTAGATTTCTGAGCACTGCAAGCATTCATAGACTCTGATGGATGTTTCCATGACTGCTTTGCTGGCGTACAGGGGATATTGACTACAGCAGCGTACTGCTTGGCATGTTGGTGATGCAGGATGTGCAGCTTGGTTTATTTATAGCCGTCATGCCTACACTTATTCAAGCAGGAGTAAGCACACAttccaggtaaaaaaaaaatagtgtatATCTCTTCCCCCCTACACCCTTCCAATTAGTATGTGATCACCAATATGAGTATGAGTGTGCTACAGTTAATGTCAGTTCTATGAAAAATATGCACTCTGTGAGTTCCCTTTACTATTTGTACTCACCATGTTGTATGAGATTATTCTTTCTGCTCTAGCTGCCTCAGTCCTGTCCAGTACGTAAAATTTGTGGTGAAAAGTTTGAtattgtgtgtatatatataaaagttaatttcttcaGTTACTTTATTCCCTCAGGACATATTTTTGTCAAAGACTCTGCAATAGTATTACTGAGCCTGATGGCTTCCCTTGAAGATCAAtcaacaaaaatcttttttcaaatCAACACAGAAGTAAATTCTAAGCTGTAAAAGAGATTGCTGGGCACTCAGCAGATTTAGTACTCATTTTGTTTACTAATGTATCTAAATATCTTACTGTAGCTACTCATGTTTTGAACATCTGTGGAATTAGATCTTTTCACTCAAGGGGAACTGGTTGGGAGTCATGAGAGCacttgaaagaaatgttttgtttgttcttctcTTCCAGCATTTTCAAGGAAATACTGAGAATACTGATACTGATTGGCCAAATTCTCTTTACTctggctgctgtttttcttataAGTCTTGTTATAAAGACTTACCTCATAGGACCGTATTATCGCAAGTTGCATGCGGAAAGCAAAGGGAACAAAGAAATCCTCATTCTAGGAATAACTGCATTCATCTTCCTTATGTTAACGGTAATCTTTtacattaataaaacattttgatagATGTGGTAGTTTACTGCATCAGTATCACAGAAACCATCAGACTTACTGTTATTGCATAGCCATGTACCTCTGTAGTtaactggttttaaaatgttttaaaacatctcCTATATGCACAAACGATTTATGCATTACAGCATAGATGAGTAAGAAgagataaaattttaaattctatcAGCTGAACTTCTGCTGGTAACTTTTAATACAGCCAGTTAAAGGATCAtgattctatttttaattttgggcTACttcatgcatttgaaaataacttAGGATGGGTTTTGAGATACTGATAATGGCTGATTGTGACATTTTCTCACAAGTTTCTTTTCGATAGCTAATTCTCAACAtggtttttataaaataattttctgtgggAGATAGACTGGTGGCATGAAGTTGAGAAAGTAAAGAAATGTCTTAAGGTTCATAGGTCTTGATATCCCTTGTGGGTTTGGTTCGTTTTCCTCTGAATCTCCCTCCTATTTGTTTGTATCTTATGTTTCAGCCCTCTGAAAAGCTATTctgctggggagcagaatgTGACAGTCGCTGATAATGTTGTGGGTTTGAAACTCCATTATCCTGGATGTGCAGATTGTTATGTGTTCTGagaatttctgagaaaaaatatcccaaaaAGTTCCTGTGcatgtgcctttttttctagAGGTATTTGCTTAATTATTACAGGTCCAACAGAGAAAGCTGACCTCCTCCAGGAAGAAGGTCAAGGAAGAAGTTAGTGAGAACATAGCTTTACAATTTGTTGATTTCTATTGTATAGGTTGAAAATGCCATCCCTCTAATTGGCTAATCACTTTCCAAACGTGTCATCTAATGAGGGAAAGAATAGAACTAGTTTCTCCTTTTTACTTTCTAACAAGCAGACTTCACATTTGTAGAACAACTTCAATAAAgaacaacaaccaaaccacaaaagTTGCATAAAATATTATGGTATGTAGAAGCAGTcttactttcattaaaaatatagcCTACTTAGTCTGATGTGATTGAATTGGGTGTCTTGTGCCCAAATCATAACAAATGTACAAGGAGTTTGTCTATATGACTTTACATAAtagatgtgtgtgtatacaaaCCCGAGGGAGTATATGCTTGGGTGGTGGATTCatgctgtgaaaacagaatgCTTCTTCAGCATGGGAAGCATTTGTGAAGGagcaaatattttgtgtgctttAAGTGAAAAcgattttccttttaaagttgATAAATAATGTATAAAAGGGAACAGTATAAAGGATACTGCGTGTAACCTCAGTAAACCAGTTGAGGTGCTTGCTATTCACTGACAGTGATACGTTCATTATAGTAATGCTACAAGCTACGGTTTGAGcacaaagactttaaaaaagaaagaaaaaaaaagcccccaaaacaaATAAGTATTTAGTTGTCCAGCTGAACAgatcaataaaaaaattttctggaaaacaaatcttaatTGGTGTAGAGGCCCTACTGTGTCAGGAATAGAAACGTAGGGTGGGGGATGGTAATCtaatttgtaaaaatgttgCATGTGTTTGGAAAGGATAAATTAAGGGTTTTGGGTACCAGCTAGGAAAGCAATTATCTTTCTCCATGGAAAACCAAGCCTAATTATCAATGGAGTTTGTATAATTAtctgcaaacacagaattttCCATGCTGGTGTAATtctaaaaaagcttttgaatttGTAGGAGGAATATGAGAGTGCATATTTTAGTGGCCTTAGCCAAAGATGACTCTGCAGCTCCATttagaaaacttgtttttaaacaaaatattttaactcgACTCACTTTCTAGCATGTGAGTTATTCTGCAGGCCACATCCTTTCCAGTACATGACAAAGAGGGTAGGAATGATATAATTTTCCTGCTTCATGCATACAGTTACTTGTTACGTGCTGCAGTGTTGAATGGATTTCTGGGGTACACCAAAGTTTATCCTGTATTGGGGTTCATCTGTAACACTAGCACATGTAATGcacattatatatatttataaacttattttacttgttttcagtgtttgagaAACTCAGATGACTGATTAAACAAGAATTGCCTTTTGTCTACCAATAAGGGCAAGTTCTATATGGGAAAGCAAGAGGGAGGATAGGACAGAAGAGGTTCCTACACTGCAGCATGAGTAAGCAATTTTGATGTAGGAATTATCTTGTCAGTTGAAGAACTTCCTGTATGGAAGTGACTTTTGAGCATTTCTGAACTGCTTAGCTCATTGGATAACATTGCAACGCACTAAATCTGAAATGGGATCGTAAATACGTTTCTTCTTGATAAACTATCTTAAATGTAAAAGATGCACCAAACCTCAAatatgagattttatttttaccaggATTTGGAGCTTAAGATAcccctttctcttcccaagtaTACTGGGAACTGAAATTCCCCTCCCTTTTGTTCCTCAACTAGATAGGCAGATCAGGTTGGGGGATCATGTCAAGTGCCAATCCTATAAAAGTCTAGCTGACTTTGAGACGCAGTTGTGCATCTTTTAATCATGTACCTTGTCATCAGTAGCAAAGGTTCAGTAGATCATTACTACATCTTCTTTTCAGGCTTTGAATTATGCAgacactcttttttttttttttttttaaaaaaaaaaatactggggAACTGTTCTCTAGAATCACAATGTAAAGGGCAAATGTAGCATATGGTTTTAAATATGACCATTTTAGGATTGATGGCCAAACTGGTACTTCTAGGGTGAGATACATACCACAGTGAGCTGAAGAACATGTTATAAGTCAGCCAGAGTGTTCACTGGTGTAGTGTTGCTTTTTCATGTTCTGTATGTACAGAAACATTACaaggaaaattgttttaaacACTATCCTGATAACGAATTGTAGTATTAGATATCTGCTGATGAACAGTggtcagttttgttttgttttaaaactacCTCGCTGAATGTAATGAAGGAattggataaaaataaaacctgaccTGACAAAAAGGTTAGTAgttatatttacatatttatagaACTGTGCATACACATGGGGTTGGAGGGAAAGTGGCTTCCAGTTTGACTGCGTTCTTGTTGTCCTGGGATGATGGCAGCAGATAGAAACTGCCAGCTTGTTTTATATaccaaaaagatgaaaagagaaTAGAGCTATGTTATTGCAGTACTCTATATGTGAAAATGTACGTACTTTTTCCTGCAGTGTATTAGGAATGTCATTCCTGGTTTGCCTGGTGTATTTCTCAATGGTTCATAACCTGCTTATGAACTCCTATCAATTAAAAGGAGAAGATTAAGGAAGAACTGTAATCTTAAATATTCTAgttaattatttcataaaatgcAGTTGAGATGGTGTTTTTACAAGACTCactaaaaattgttttcatttctattaGACTTTACTTTCTTAAAATGCAAGCTTAGAATTCATTTCTTTACTCATGGGCAAATTCAAGTTACTAAAGCCTGAAATTCTAATACATTTGTTTCCATCAggaa
Proteins encoded:
- the TMCO3 gene encoding transmembrane and coiled-coil domain-containing protein 3 isoform X3, with the protein product MKVTGFIPLWMLVSLPCGQLANPGEHEDVVKHAIKLHRGKGAIITQRKQWVLESCRKLSGLLRQKNVVLNKLKNAMRAVEKDAGLSDEEKLFQVHTFEIFQKELNESENSVFQAIHGLQRALQGDYKDVVNMKESSRQRLEALREAAIKEEMEYVELLAAEKHQVEALKNMQHQNKSLSMLDEILEDVRKAADRLEEEIEEHAFDDNKSVRGVNFEAVLRVEEDEANSKRNASKREVEDDLGLSMLIDSQNNQYILTKPRDSTIPRADHHFIKDIVTIGMLSLPCGWLCTTIGLPTMFGYIICGVLLGPSGLNSIKSIVQVETLGEFGVFFTLFLVGLEFSPERLRKVWKISLQGPCYMTVLMIAFGLLWGHLLQIRPTQSVFISTCLSLSSTPLVSRFLAGSVRGDKEGDIDYSSVLLGMLVMQDVQLGLFIAVMPTLIQAGVSTHSSIFKEILRILILIGQILFTLAAVFLISLVIKTYLIGPYYRKLHAESKGNKEILILGITAFIFLMLTPSEKLFCWGAECDSR